A genomic region of Oncorhynchus mykiss isolate Arlee chromosome 4, USDA_OmykA_1.1, whole genome shotgun sequence contains the following coding sequences:
- the si:ch211-195d17.2 gene encoding transcription factor E2F6 isoform X2, which yields MVKCVVQGCPNRSDNNKGAFPNRPSKRFFNFPNDQARVKVWLAALRETEKEDSTEEHRICEDHFLTDHITPRGISEDAIPIMPPYLDGPLSLISPWGEDSSDEEEFVDDDDASAMHNDDVEEEYDESQAETEPSASRFRELVEGTKTKTRQVGASTEPKPVLPYTSKGFVRQDLSLALLTKKFLRLMSGAPHGIMDLNLAAQNLHTRKRRVYDITNCLEGIKLIQKQSANKIKWIGLCPVTSFVGPKQRLQRELQNLKTVEESLDALIKTCAQQLFDMTDSLDNIELAYVTHSDISAIKVFQEQTVVAIKAPEETKLEVPTPKEDGIQIHLKGGRGPIKVLTCEMDGPQRATQGSGKTTGFLSLEESRIKTMLLHTGASASQNAVQSG from the exons ATGGTGAAATGCGTGGTCCAGGGGTGTCCTAATCGAAGTGACAATAATAAAGGAGCGTTTCCGAATCGTCCTTCCAAGAGGTTTTTCAATTTTCCTAATGACCAGGCTCGGGTGAAAGTGTGGCTTGCCGCACTGCGAGAAACGGAGAAGGAGGATTCAACAGAGGAGCACCGAATATGTGAAGACCACTTTCTGACAGACCACATAACACCACGCGGAATAAGCGAGGATGCCATTCCTATCATGCCCCCATACCTCGACGGGCCACTGAGTCTGATCAGCCCGTGGGGCGAGGACTCTTCTGACGAAGAGGAATTCGTGGATGATGATGATGCTTCGGCTATGCAC AATGACGATGTTGAAGAAGAATATGATGAGAGTCAGGCCGAGACAGAACCATCTGCATCTAG GTTCCGTGAACTGGTTGAAGGCACCAAGACAAAGACAAGACAAG TCGGTGCTTCTACTGAACCCAAGCCAGTGTTACCTTACACCAGTAAGGGATTTGTCCGCCAGGATCTATCCCTGGCTCTGTTGACCAAGAAGTTCCTAAGGCTGATGAGTGGTGCCCCTCATGGTATCATGGACCTCAACCTCGCAGCACAGAACCTCCACACACGCAAACGGAGGGTATATGACATCACCAACTGCCTGGAGGGGATCAAGCTCATCCAGAAACAATCGGCCAACAAGATCAAGTGGAT agGTCTGTGTCCAGTCACCAGTTTTGTTGGGCCGAAGCAGAGGCTTCAGCGGGAGCTACAGAACCTGAAGACGGTGGAGGAGAGTCTGGATGCGCTCATCAAGACCTGTGCCCAGCAGCTCTTTGACATGACCGACAGTTTGGACAACATAGA ATTAGCCTACGTGACCCACAGTGACATCAGTGCTATCAAGGTGTTCCAGGAACAGACGGTCGTTGCCATCAAGGCCCCGGAAGAGACCAAGCTGGAGGTGCCAACACCCAAGGAG GATGGCATCCAAATCCACCTGAAGGGCGGCAGGGGACCAATCAAAGTGCTGACCTGTGAGATGGACGGGCCTCAACGTGCCACACAGGGAAGTGGGAAGACAACCGGCTTTCTATCACTGGAGGAGAGCCGGATTAAGACCATGCTTCTGCACACAG GGGCCTCTGCATCACAGAATGCTGTACAGAGTGGATAG
- the si:ch211-195d17.2 gene encoding transcription factor E2F6 isoform X1, translating into MVKCVVQGCPNRSDNNKGAFPNRPSKRFFNFPNDQARVKVWLAALRETEKEDSTEEHRICEDHFLTDHITPRGISEDAIPIMPPYLDGPLSLISPWGEDSSDEEEFVDDDDASAMHNDDVEEEYDESQAETEPSASRFRELVEGTKTKTRQGIVGASTEPKPVLPYTSKGFVRQDLSLALLTKKFLRLMSGAPHGIMDLNLAAQNLHTRKRRVYDITNCLEGIKLIQKQSANKIKWIGLCPVTSFVGPKQRLQRELQNLKTVEESLDALIKTCAQQLFDMTDSLDNIELAYVTHSDISAIKVFQEQTVVAIKAPEETKLEVPTPKEDGIQIHLKGGRGPIKVLTCEMDGPQRATQGSGKTTGFLSLEESRIKTMLLHTGASASQNAVQSG; encoded by the exons ATGGTGAAATGCGTGGTCCAGGGGTGTCCTAATCGAAGTGACAATAATAAAGGAGCGTTTCCGAATCGTCCTTCCAAGAGGTTTTTCAATTTTCCTAATGACCAGGCTCGGGTGAAAGTGTGGCTTGCCGCACTGCGAGAAACGGAGAAGGAGGATTCAACAGAGGAGCACCGAATATGTGAAGACCACTTTCTGACAGACCACATAACACCACGCGGAATAAGCGAGGATGCCATTCCTATCATGCCCCCATACCTCGACGGGCCACTGAGTCTGATCAGCCCGTGGGGCGAGGACTCTTCTGACGAAGAGGAATTCGTGGATGATGATGATGCTTCGGCTATGCAC AATGACGATGTTGAAGAAGAATATGATGAGAGTCAGGCCGAGACAGAACCATCTGCATCTAG GTTCCGTGAACTGGTTGAAGGCACCAAGACAAAGACAAGACAAGGTATAG TCGGTGCTTCTACTGAACCCAAGCCAGTGTTACCTTACACCAGTAAGGGATTTGTCCGCCAGGATCTATCCCTGGCTCTGTTGACCAAGAAGTTCCTAAGGCTGATGAGTGGTGCCCCTCATGGTATCATGGACCTCAACCTCGCAGCACAGAACCTCCACACACGCAAACGGAGGGTATATGACATCACCAACTGCCTGGAGGGGATCAAGCTCATCCAGAAACAATCGGCCAACAAGATCAAGTGGAT agGTCTGTGTCCAGTCACCAGTTTTGTTGGGCCGAAGCAGAGGCTTCAGCGGGAGCTACAGAACCTGAAGACGGTGGAGGAGAGTCTGGATGCGCTCATCAAGACCTGTGCCCAGCAGCTCTTTGACATGACCGACAGTTTGGACAACATAGA ATTAGCCTACGTGACCCACAGTGACATCAGTGCTATCAAGGTGTTCCAGGAACAGACGGTCGTTGCCATCAAGGCCCCGGAAGAGACCAAGCTGGAGGTGCCAACACCCAAGGAG GATGGCATCCAAATCCACCTGAAGGGCGGCAGGGGACCAATCAAAGTGCTGACCTGTGAGATGGACGGGCCTCAACGTGCCACACAGGGAAGTGGGAAGACAACCGGCTTTCTATCACTGGAGGAGAGCCGGATTAAGACCATGCTTCTGCACACAG GGGCCTCTGCATCACAGAATGCTGTACAGAGTGGATAG